The Mus musculus strain C57BL/6J chromosome 2, GRCm38.p6 C57BL/6J genome has a window encoding:
- the Defb21 gene encoding beta-defensin 118 precursor, translating into MFYLPRAMRFLLLVLPVLALLPQVTPDYGAKKRCLKILGHCRRHCKDGEMDHGSCKYYRVCCVPDLNSYNQNYAITWTTEETSTSEYDLSSDFIGVLRAI; encoded by the exons ATGTTCTACCTCCCAAGAGCCATGAGGTTCCTGCTGCTGGTTCTTCCTGTCCTTGCTCTTCTACCCCAAGTGACACCAG ACTACGGTGCTAAGAAAAGATGCTTGAAAATTTTGGGGCACTGCAGGAGACACTGCAAAGATGGAGAAATGGACCATGGATCATGCAAATATTACCGAGTCTGCTGCGTTCCAGACCTCAACAGCTACAATCAAAATTATGCTATCACTTGGACCACGGAGGAAACCTCTACATCAGAGTATGATCTGTCCTCAGATTTCATAGGTGTACTTAGGGCAATATAG